The nucleotide sequence ATAAGGAAAACCGCGGTGAAGGCGGCTAGCAGGACAAGCAGAATGATCAGGAGAATCATTCCACCGTCCACTAGACGAACATCCTCACTCGCGGTTTTACTTGGTTATCTCGAGCGGCCCATCTATACGCTACTGGCGCTCGACAGCTCGGAGGCGGCCACGTGCACGTGCTGCAGCCTCCTCGTCATCTCCTGCTTCATCGAGTGTCCGCCTAGCGGCATCGACATCGATATCCTTTGCCCACTCGGCTGACTCAGCCAGGACGGTTACTGAGCGTGCGGTGATAGAGATGAACCCTCCATCAACTGCCGCGACCATACGCTCGCCATCCGACGTCGTGATCGCTACGACACCGCCTTCGATGAGCTGACCAAGCACAGGCTCGTGGCCAGGCATGACGCCGATCTCACCTTCAGTTGTCTGCGCGACCACCATTGTGGCGGTGCCGGACCATAGTCGCTCTTCGACAGCAACGAGTTCAACTGCCATCTCAGCCACAGCAGATCACTTCCCAGCTAGCTTGTTCGCTGCCTTCTCGACGTCATCGAGGCCACCGCAGCTGCTGAACGCCTGCTCGGGAAGGTGGTCGAATTCGCCCTTGCAGACGCGGTCGAACGCCTCGATGGTGTCAGAGAGAGGCACAACAGATCCGGGCTCGCCGGTGAACTTCTCAGCAACGATGAAGTTCTGGCCGAGGAACTTCTGCAGGCGGCGTGCACGCCCGACGACGATCTTGTCTTCTTCTGAGAGTTCGTCCATGCCGAGGATGGCGATGATGTCCTGCAGTTCCTTGTACTTCTGAAGGATCTGCTTGACTTCGTTCGCAACACGGAAGTGCTCGGCTCCGACGATCGTCGGCTCGAGGATACGAGAGGTCGAGGTCAGCGGATCCACAGCTGGGTAAATACCCATCTGCGAGATTGGTCGCGAAAGCTCGGTCGTCGCATCGAGGTGCGCGAATGTAGTCGCAGGTGCAGGGTCGGTGTAGTCGTCAGCGGGCACGTAAATTGCCTGCATCGATGTGATCGATCGCCCACGAGTCGACGTAATACGTTCCTGAAGCTCACCCATCTCGTCGGCGAGCGTCGGCTGGTAACCCACCGCGGAAGGCATACGTCCGAGAAGTGTGGACACCTCCGAGCCAGCCTGAGTGAAGCGGAAGATGTTGTCGATGAAGAGGAGCACGTCCTGCTTCTGAACATCACGGAAGTACTCAGCCATCGTCAGCGCGGACAGCGCGACACGCATACGCGTTCCGGGCGGCTCGTCCATCTGACCGAACACAAGCGCGGTGTCCTGCAGAACGCCCATTTCCTCCATCTCGAGGTGAAGGTCGGTTCCCTCACGGGTGCGCTCCCCAACCCCTGCGAACACAGAGGTGCCCGAGAACTCCCGCGCGATACGGGTGATCATCTCCTGGATGAGCACGGTTTTGCCGACACCGGCACCACCGAACAGACCGATCTTTCCACCCTTCACGTACGGCGTCAGAAGGTCGATGACCTTGATACCGGTTTCTAGGATCTCGGTCTTACCTTCAAGAGTGTCGAAAGCGGGCGCCTTGCGGTGGATGCCCCACTGCTCCCCGTCACGTCCCGTACCCGGCGCGTCGAGGCAGTCACCAAGTGCGTTGAAGACGTGACCCTTCACGACGTCACCGACGGGAACGGAAATGGGTTTGCCCGTGTCCTCGACTGGCGTGCCACGGACGAGACCGTCGGTGGGTTGCATCGAGATGGTGCGCACAAGGTTGTCACCGAGGTGCTGCGCAACCTCAAGGGTCAGGGTCTTCGCTACTGCTTTCAGCGTGATTTCGGCGTGGAGCGCGTTAAAGAGCTCGGGAACCGATCCACGTGGGAATTCAACGTCGACAACGGGGCCGATGACGCGAACGACGCGGCCATTACTGGTCGACGAACCATTCTGTGAGGTTTCAGTTACTGCGGCGGTCATCTGGATCAGTCACTTCCTGCACTCGAGGCCAACGCGTTCGCGCCGCCGACGATTTCGCTGATTTCCTGGGTAATCATGGCCTGTCGGGCCTGGTTCATTTGCCGGGTCAAAGAGTTCGCGAGTTCGTTCGCGTTATCCGTGGCCGACTTCATCGCGGTGCGGCGGGCTGCGGACTCTGACGCAGCAGCCTCGAGAAGGGCCGCATAAATGCGCGTGCTGACATACTTCGGCAGGATCTCAGCAAGAAGTGAGTCTGCATCCGGCTCGAAGCTCCACGCAGCTAGCGGCGCATCTGCATCCGGAGCGCTGCTGAGCATGTCCTCACCGAGTTTGAGTTCCTCTTCCTCGATGTCGATTTCAATCGGCGCCATCCGGCGGACTAGCGGCTTCTGGCTCAGCATCGACTGGAACTTGGTGAATACGATGTGCAACTCGTCGACACCCTCGACCGTGCCTTCACCGTTTGGTGCGTCGACATGGTTGCCCGACCCGGCCATGAAGAGATCGACCAGATGCTTGCTCGCCGGTGACGCATCCGAATAGCTCGGCTGCTGCGAAAAGCCCGTCCAGGAGCCCGCAACGTCGCGCCCCCGGAATGTGTAGTAGATCAATCCCTTGTTTCCCAAGACATAGAGCACTACATCACGCTTCTTACTGTGGAGAAGCTGAATCAGCTCTTCTGCCTCGCGGAGAACGTTGGAGTTGTACGCGCCGCACATTCCACGATCGCTCGTGACCACAAGTACACCGGCGCGCTTTGGATCCTCCCGCTCACTCAGGAGCGGGTGATCCAATGAGCGAGAGGCCGTGGTGAGCTCACCGATTACCTTGGTGATTTCCTCAGCATAGGGCGTGTGCTGTTCAACTCGAGCCTGAGCCTTCACAATCCGTGAAGTCGCAATCAGCTCCTGCGCTTTGGTGATCTTCTTAGTCGAGTTGACGGTCTTGATGCGCGAGCGCAGTTCCCTCAAGCTTCCCATTGGTCAGTCACGCCCCTTCGTAGCTCTCAATTACGCCGATAACGACACTCACCGGCGAACCTTGCGCTTGACCTTGAGCTGCTCCTGGTCAACTTCGCTTTCTTCGAGTGCTTCAGCCTCAGGCTCGTTGACTACACGGCTACCGTCGGACGCGATGAACCCCTGCTTGAACTTCTCGACTGCCTCGAGAAGGGTCTCCGATGCCTCATCGGATAGAGCCGTGCCGCCCTCGATTGACTCGAATGCGCTCTTGGCGTTGCGGTGCAGATCCTCGAGCATTTCCGAGTCGAATCGGCGAATGTCGCCAACGGGCACGCTGTCGTACACGCCCTGTCCAGCGAGGTAGATCGTGACGATCTGATCTTCAACGGAGACAGGAGCGAATTGATCCTGCTTCAACAGCTCCACGAGGCGCTGGCCGCGCTCGAGCTGGGATCGGGACGCCGCATCGAGATCGGAGGCGAATGCGGCGAACGACTCAAGCTCGCGGTACTGAGCGAGTTCGAGCCGCAATGTACCGGAGACTTTCTTCATGCCCTTGGTCTGCGCGGCACCACCAACTCGGGACACCGAGATACCCACGTTGATAGCCGGGCGGATGCCCTTGTTGAACAAGTCTGACTCGAGGAACACCTGGCCGTCAGTAATCGAGATGACGTTGGTCGGGATGTACGCCGACACATCGTTCGCCTTGGTTTCGATGATTGGCAGGCCCGTCATCGAACCAGCGCCCAGTTCATCCGAGAGTTTGGCGCAGCGCTCGAGAAGGCGCGAGTGCAGGTAGAACACGTCGCCTGGGTAGGCTTCGCGACCCGGCGGGCGACGGAGGAGAAGCGAGATGGCGCGATAGGCCTCAGCCTGCTTAGTGAGATCGTCGAATACGATCAGAACGTGCTTGCCTTCATACATCCAGTGCTGCCCGATGGCGGAACCGGTGTACGGCGCGAGCCATTTGTAACCAGCGGAGTCGGACGCAGGTGCGGCGACGATCGTGGTGTATTCCATCGCGCCGTGCTCGTCGAGGGCGGTTTTGATGCCCGCGATAGTCGATCCCTTCTGACCAATCGCGACATAGATGCAGCGCACCTGCTTGGTCTCGTCGCCTGACTCCCAGTTGGCCTTCTGGTTCAGGATGGCGTCAACGCAGACCGCGGTCTTGCCCGTTTTACGGTCACCAATGATGAGCTGACGCTGTCCACGACCGATAGGGGTCATCGCGTCGACAGCCTTGAGACCTGTCTGGAGCGGCTCATGGACAGGCTGACGCTCCAGTACCGAAGCGGCCTGCAGCTCAAGCGCGCGAGTCTCTGATGATTCGATGTCACCTAGGCCATCAATCGGCGCACCGAGGGGGTCAACCACGCGTCCGAGGAAGCCGTCACCAACGGGAACCGAGAGAACGTCTCCGGTCCGCTTGACTTCCTGGCCCTCCTGGATTTTCTCGAAGTCACCGAGAATCACCGCACCGATTTCACGGTCTTCAAGGTTAAGGGCCACACCCAGGACGCCGCCCGCAAACTCCAGGAGCTCGTTTGACATCGCCGACGGAAGTCCGGAGACGTGAGCAATGCCGTCGCTCGCGTCAACGACAAGTCCAACCTCCTCGCGAGAGGACTCCGGTGTATAGCTCGCGGTGTAATTCTCGATCGCGCTACGGATCTCGTCGGAGGAGATCGTCAGCTCCGCCATGTTCTTCCTGCTCTCGGTAGTCTGTGGGTTACCGACCACGGTAACCGTTGTTCACTAGGTTCTTCAGCTGCGCCAAGCTGTCCCGGCGCTATCTCGGCATTGTCTGCTGCTACTTGAGGGCCTTGCGTAGTTCCGCCAAACGGCCGGATGCACTACCGTCAATCACTTCGTCACCTACGCGTACCACGAGACCGCTCAGCAATTCAGGATC is from Hoyosella subflava DQS3-9A1 and encodes:
- a CDS encoding F0F1 ATP synthase subunit epsilon gives rise to the protein MAEMAVELVAVEERLWSGTATMVVAQTTEGEIGVMPGHEPVLGQLIEGGVVAITTSDGERMVAAVDGGFISITARSVTVLAESAEWAKDIDVDAARRTLDEAGDDEEAAARARGRLRAVERQ
- the atpA gene encoding F0F1 ATP synthase subunit alpha, whose product is MAELTISSDEIRSAIENYTASYTPESSREEVGLVVDASDGIAHVSGLPSAMSNELLEFAGGVLGVALNLEDREIGAVILGDFEKIQEGQEVKRTGDVLSVPVGDGFLGRVVDPLGAPIDGLGDIESSETRALELQAASVLERQPVHEPLQTGLKAVDAMTPIGRGQRQLIIGDRKTGKTAVCVDAILNQKANWESGDETKQVRCIYVAIGQKGSTIAGIKTALDEHGAMEYTTIVAAPASDSAGYKWLAPYTGSAIGQHWMYEGKHVLIVFDDLTKQAEAYRAISLLLRRPPGREAYPGDVFYLHSRLLERCAKLSDELGAGSMTGLPIIETKANDVSAYIPTNVISITDGQVFLESDLFNKGIRPAINVGISVSRVGGAAQTKGMKKVSGTLRLELAQYRELESFAAFASDLDAASRSQLERGQRLVELLKQDQFAPVSVEDQIVTIYLAGQGVYDSVPVGDIRRFDSEMLEDLHRNAKSAFESIEGGTALSDEASETLLEAVEKFKQGFIASDGSRVVNEPEAEALEESEVDQEQLKVKRKVRR
- the atpD gene encoding F0F1 ATP synthase subunit beta, whose amino-acid sequence is MTAAVTETSQNGSSTSNGRVVRVIGPVVDVEFPRGSVPELFNALHAEITLKAVAKTLTLEVAQHLGDNLVRTISMQPTDGLVRGTPVEDTGKPISVPVGDVVKGHVFNALGDCLDAPGTGRDGEQWGIHRKAPAFDTLEGKTEILETGIKVIDLLTPYVKGGKIGLFGGAGVGKTVLIQEMITRIAREFSGTSVFAGVGERTREGTDLHLEMEEMGVLQDTALVFGQMDEPPGTRMRVALSALTMAEYFRDVQKQDVLLFIDNIFRFTQAGSEVSTLLGRMPSAVGYQPTLADEMGELQERITSTRGRSITSMQAIYVPADDYTDPAPATTFAHLDATTELSRPISQMGIYPAVDPLTSTSRILEPTIVGAEHFRVANEVKQILQKYKELQDIIAILGMDELSEEDKIVVGRARRLQKFLGQNFIVAEKFTGEPGSVVPLSDTIEAFDRVCKGEFDHLPEQAFSSCGGLDDVEKAANKLAGK
- a CDS encoding F0F1 ATP synthase subunit gamma, yielding MGSLRELRSRIKTVNSTKKITKAQELIATSRIVKAQARVEQHTPYAEEITKVIGELTTASRSLDHPLLSEREDPKRAGVLVVTSDRGMCGAYNSNVLREAEELIQLLHSKKRDVVLYVLGNKGLIYYTFRGRDVAGSWTGFSQQPSYSDASPASKHLVDLFMAGSGNHVDAPNGEGTVEGVDELHIVFTKFQSMLSQKPLVRRMAPIEIDIEEEELKLGEDMLSSAPDADAPLAAWSFEPDADSLLAEILPKYVSTRIYAALLEAAASESAARRTAMKSATDNANELANSLTRQMNQARQAMITQEISEIVGGANALASSAGSD